The nucleotide window CCGCCTGACTCGGAGTCCTCTGGGCACCAACCTCTGATTTCCTCATGTGCCTCCAGAGTTCCCAGAAGTGAGGGTCACTCCTGAGGGGATGACGGCGTGGACGAGGAACAGCTGAGGGCGACAGAGGATCTAGGCTAACAGGAGAGACTCCAGGAGTGGGGGCAGATCCCAAGGCAGCCTCCTGCTCCCCAGTGGTGGGTGCCCCAGCTCTACCTGATGTGGCAGGGCTGAAGCTCCATGCGCATCTGTGAGCATGCGTGTGACAGGTGCAGAGAGGGGGGACTGGAGGGAGACTTTTATATGTTTTGTACCTTTGTAACCAGAGAGATGCTTATGttatttttcagcttttctgtctcctggggagtttgaggctgggctgggagggggagggagataGAGGGAGAGATGCAGTTTGACCCCATTTGGGTCCCGAGCAAACCCTATGctcatctctctctccttcctggggTGGACTCAGATGAGTGGGACACATGCCTTCCTCCCCCTATTCCACTCCCAAGTTGATCTGAGTATCATCAGGGGCCCAAAGTACAGAattgttctttgctttttcttgaatGCTCCAAAGGCCAAACTTCTGGGGCTGGGGGTTGGTCTTGGAAACAGGGGTCTTCTGACTTCCCCATGGGGGCTTGCTCATACAGCCCCTCCCGGtggatgtgtgtgtttattatgTGGAGTCCCTGCCACTTACTGCCTTATGACCTAGGACTGATGCTGTGGGGTGCTGGTGGAGCAGCTGATGTCGTGTTTACAGAGCAAGGCTTCCCTGTCTCCCATTGGGAGGGGCTTGGGCCTCTAGTCAGACATTCCCGCAGAGGGTCGGTGGAGGGGTCATtcacctgcccctgcagcaagCAAAAGTTGTCTGTGGTGCCATTTGATTCCCTGACACTGCCCCCTGCTTGAATTGATTCTGAAGGGTAGGGTGGGAAGGTGAGCAAAGGGAGCAGAAACAAGGGAATTCAAGACCCAGAATGTAGGTGCCACTGCCTCCTATGTTTACAGGATCCTCCGTGGCCCTAGGCACCTGGGCTGCAGGAAGtgactccgttccactcctcctTTATTCccttaaaaagggaaaaatgactGTTACGACCCTGTTCACAAAACTCTTACTTTTGCTATTTTGTCTGCTGTCCAGAACTGAAGACTTTAAAATTTTGTGACTGTTTACAAGTCCagattcaaaaaatgtttttactttgttTACAACTCAAAACTTTGAGTTTTATACTTTGTTTAcagtagataattttttttccctttgtttacAAGTGAAAGGTAGGGAAAGTGGGAGAGGGACTTGGCGGACCCACCTGTGAGGACCCTGACCTGGCCATCTTGAGGGCTTTTCTAACCACCAGCTCTCCCAGGCCGAAGGTCAGCCTTGAGTCCCCTGTCTAACAGCAGACCCAGAAGACCTTGAGAGTAGGCGTCCTCTAACCACTGGGGAGAGTGGCTGTGCAGGGTTGGGGGGTGGTCTGTGCAGACACCTCCTCACCCACCACCCCATGCATACTCTTGGGAAGCAGTTTCCTGGGAGATTAGAAATTCTACTTCCCTGATTGGAGCTAAATCCCACCAGCCAGGACCCAAACTCTCCTTACCCAGAAGGACCCCAGCTCTTGAAGGGCTGAGTGGCCTgctggggggtgggagggtgtCTTTGCTATGTCCTAGGTTTCGTAGATGCCCCTCTCTGGGGttcccctcctccagcccagcGGCCCTCTTTCCTGTCTGTGTAAATTGTTCCGTGAAGCCGCGCTCTGTTTTGGGAATAAACTTCTATAGAAAACAGTTGTTGCCTTTTcctgttgggggctggggaggtAGGATGGAAGCTGTGAATGATTCAAGCCAGACTGACCTTTGGGAGGAATCTGAGCCCCTCCCAAGAATATCCAGCTACTTTTAGCCCATTTCATGGCAGATCTCTTTCACCTTGAAATCTGGCCCCTCACTTTGTGATTGGGGCCTGATGTTGGAGCACAGGTGCTGAGAATAAGGCGCTAAGGGAAGCCTCCCCGCTGGTCAAGGCAACGGCAACAGGACTTCCTAATTCTTCAGGGTCTGCAGCCCTGACCCGGCATTTTTTGTCCTCACCTGGGGTGAAACTGCTCTTGCAGTTCCTGCCTTGCCCACCCAACAGCACTGACGCCCACCCAACAACACTGACCCCCACCATTCTCCTCGGCGGCCCGCGCAGTAACCTTCTGGGAGCTATGTCCGGTCTGTGCTTAGTGCAGCAGAGGGGATCCTCCAACCATTTCTGGCCTGGGTGGCCAGAGTTAAAAGGGGCTCTGGGTCTCAAAGACATGCGTAGTCTCAGAAAGCCTGCGGGTGGCGCTCTCAGCTGAAGGCATGAGAGGCCCCACAGACCTGGATACCCTACGAGTTAAGGCTGGGGTCACCGGCCAGTGGAGTTTCCCTTTCCCACTCCGTGAGTACCTTCCGCCGAGCCAGGACCTGGGATCAGTTTCAACCTACTCAGGGCCCGGGGGCGCGACTGCGGCCAGCCTGGCGCGGGTGCTTAGTTCCAGTTCTGCAGTCCCATCCAGCTCCGGGAAGACGGCCGGGCGAGCAGCGAGAGGCCTCATAGGCCAGGTCGCCGGGGAGGAAGCGGTTAAATCCTCCTTCTCCAGTCTCACCCCGCCCGGCGCGCGCCACTTAGGCCCCGCCCCAGCGCGCTGATTGGCCCAAGCCTCCCCGTCCTGCCCCGGGATTAGCCCCCGGGAGCGCGCAGCTGGCCTCACGCGGTCCCGGCGCCGCCTTCCGGAGCGTAGAGGCCTCTAGCCCGAGCAGCAGGAGCAGCCCGCACCGGACAACTTGCGAGCCATGGGGCTGGCGGATGCGTCGGGGTGAGTTCAGCGCACAGCCTCGGTGGCCCCGCGCAAGCGCCTCGCTGGAGCAGGCATTCTCCACTTGCGACGCCTCGGTTTACCTCTGCCGATTTTCTGCAGGCGGCTGCCCTCTGCAGCAAGGGGTGGGGGCGGGAGCCGGCGCGACCCCAGTCCCTTGGGCTGTGCGGAAAGCCGCTGCTGTGACGCCCGAGGGCCATCCCAGGCCACAGGGAGGCAGCTCCGTGCGGAGGAGCCCGGCCAGGAGACGTGCCGGCGGGGGTGCGTGGGGGCCGGGAGTCCCTGGCGGCGGCCCGTGGACTAGCTGCTTTCAGCTGGGTCCCGAGTCCACCCGGCTCCACTGACCGCGGAGTGAGCGCTCCGGCCTTTCTGGCCCCAGTTGCCCTCCTACAGGGAGGGGCCAATGATCAAGGCTCCGCCCTCCAAACGCGGGCCCCACGTTGTCGGGGGAGGGAGCCCTTTAAGAAGACCTGAGTGACTCACGTAGGAAAGGAGAGGGGGCTCTAAGATCTCCTTGAGATAGCGGTCCCAAGAGTCTCTGAGGATCTTCCTTGCACCCACTCCACACTCCTCCAACAGTACAGCCAGGTTAGAGGCCCTTCTCAGGTGAGTTCCTGTCCCTCAAATGGGATCCTCTCCCCAGGTCAGGGCTTTTCCTAGATCAGAACTTTCCTAACTGGTGAAAGCTTCCCCAACAGGCTAGAGTTTTCCCCCGGGTAAGATCCCTCTGTGAGTTCTATTCCCAGGTGacagcttttccccattccacGTGGGAGCCTCCCCCGAGGTCAGAGCTTCCCCTATGGGAGAGTACCCCCCAGGTGAGAACCCTCTCCCTCTAGGTCTTCTCTTCCCATGTAAGATCTTTCTCTGACTTCAAGTAGGTACCTCTGGGCAGAGGGAAGATTCCCCCTATGTCAGAACTTGCCTGGCTGGTAAAGATTCCCTGGTAGGTCAGAGATCCCTCTAGGTGAGATTCCCCTTGAAAGCTTCTATTCCCAGGTGAGCTCTTTCCCCCACTTCAAGTGGGTACTTCCCTTTCCAGGCGGGAGCCTCTCCCTCTAGGTGAGAGATTGCCACTCCAAGAGCAAGCTCCTTCTCAGGTGAGAGCCAATCCTTGGCTTCCCCATACCAGGCCTGAGCCATCTACAACCTGAACCCTGGGGCTGGAGGCCCAGGGGCAAGCTTGGCCCCAACACTTTCCTTCCCTTAGAGGGGAGGGTCTCATCTGAGGCCTGAGGCTTGGGAAAGGAGTTGCTTGAGGACCTGGACCGCTGGTTTGCTGGACCCCTTCCCTGAGTGTGCTCTCAGCCAGCAGTGGGCTCCCGGGGCAGCTGGAGGAGGACCTGGGGACTGGACAGGGATTGGCTAGGGGAGAGGGATTGGGTGGGGGAGGGAGCAGCCTGGGACCTGGACTGGTAGAACACTCAGCACGGGCAGCCACATCTTGGCTGGAGGTATAGATAGTGCTCATCCTGCGGTCCCTACTTGGGGGACTTTGTCCTAGAAAGAGGCTTTCTCACCAGCCAAAGTTCAGGTACTGCCCCTGTCTGAGTTTGGGCATGTGGCCCACAGATGCCAGCTGGGGGCTGGAATACTGTACCTTGATCTTAGGGCCCAGAAAAATCAGGTAGGTAACTCTCTGGTCCTAGGTGGAGGTGTAGGGGAGGTTGGGCCAGGGATGCCCTCACTGTATCTCTTTGGTCTTGCCACCCCAGACCGAGGGACACGCAGGCACTGCTGTCTGCAACACAAGCAATGGAGCTGCGGAGGCGAGACTACCACATGGAACGGCCGCTGCTGAACCAGGAGCATTTGGAGGAGCTGGGGCGCTGGGGCTCAGCACCTAGGACCCGCCAGTGGCAGACCTGGTTGCAGTAAGGCCAAGATTGGGGCCTGGGGGCGCTGGCAGGGCCCAGGTAGCCCCTGTTCCTGACACCTACCCCTCATATCATGTCCCCAGGTGCTCCCGTGCTCGGGCCCGTGCCCTTCTACTCCAACACCTCCCGGTTTTGGTCTGGTTACCCCGGTATCCTGTGCGTGACTGGCTCGTGGGTGACCTGTTATCCGGCCTGAGTGTGGCCATCATGCAGCTTCCACAGGGTGAGCCACCTTCAGTGCGTCGGCCTGGAAACCCTGTGGTCTGTGATGCCCAAAACTGGGGCCATGACCTCTACCTTGGAACTATGGCACCTGACCCAGGGCTGGGATTCCCTTATCGTTTCAAGATCTGCTCTCCAGGCCCGCACTGCTACCATTCTACCCCTAGGCTTGGCCTACGCCCTCCTGGCTGGATTGCCCCCTGTGTTTGGCCTCTATAGCTCCTTCTACCCCGTCTTCATCTACTTCCTGTTTGGCACTTCCCGGCACATCTCTGTGGGTAAGTGGAGGCAGGCCTAGCCTTCCAGGAGGATGCCCACATCCATCATGGAGGGCAGGGTGAGGCGGCACTGAGCAGGGCAGGAGCGGCTGGGGAAGAGGGCAGCATTGGTGCTGCATCCCTGGGCTAGCCCACGCGTCATCCCCAGGCAGGACTAGACCCCTGACTGTAGGACCACAGAGGCAGGGGACCTCAAAGCCCTGGCTCCAGGAAGATGTGAGTAGGTGAGGCAGCCCAAGGGGCCTGGAACTTGGCAGAGGCCTGAGCAGCCTGAGGCAAGCCCTGACCCCTTCCCTACTCCACAGAGAGCCTCTGTGTCCCTGGATCAGTAGACACAGGTGGGACAGGGTAGATGAGACAGGGCCAGCATTTCTAGCCACGCTTAAGGGCCCGTGAGCTCAGGGTTCACTCCTGGCCTGGCCAAACCTGAACCGCCAGCACTGTCCCTGTTCATGCAGCCATAATCTGAGTACATTTGTCCAGAACTGGAAATCTCCTGGCCTCTCTCTTAAGACCAGGGCTCCAGGGCAGGGCAGTGTCCTCTCCCCTTCAGACCTGCCCCGTGCCGTCCTTACAGGGACCTTTGCTGTCATGTCTGTGATGGTGGGCAGTGTGACAGAATCCCTGGCCCCGCAGGCCTTGAACGACTCCATGATCAATGAGACAGCCAGAGACGCTGCCCGGGTACAGGTGGCCTCCACGCTCAGTGTCCTGGTTGGCCTCTTCCAGGTGTGGAACAGTCAGGAATATGTGCCCCCCCACCACTTCTGCTCCCGCCACTGCCCCGTCTGTACTCCCCTGAGTGTCTGACCATCGTCGTCCTCCTCTCGCCATCCACTCATCCCCCTCCCATCCCACTTGCCCTGCGCTCCTCATCAGCAACCCCAGGACCCCTGCCTCTCCTGACTGCCCCTGGCCGCCCCACAGGTGGGGCTGGGCCTGATCCACTTCGGCTTCGTGGTCACCTACCTGTCAGAGCCTCTTGTCCGAGGCTATACCACAGCTGCAGCTGTGCAGGTCTTCGTCTCACAGCTCAAGTATGTGTTTGGCCTCCATCTGAGCAGCCACTCTGGGCCACTGTCCCTCATCTATGTgagtgagggtgggaggagggaggggtagGTGTGCCCCATGGCCTTGAGTGCTGGCTGTGACCCGGCCTCTCCTCAGACAGTGCTGGAGGTCTGCCGGAAGCTGCCCCAGAGCAAGGTTGGCACCGTGGTCACTGCAGCTGTGGCTGGGGTGGTGCTCGTGGTGGTGAAGCTGTTGAATGACAAGCTGCAGCAGCAGCTGCCCATACCGATACCCGGGGAGCTGCTCACGGTTCGAGGGCCAGGGAGTGGCGGGCAGGGGAGAAGGGCAGGTCAGGCTGGGTCCCTGCCACGTGGGCAGCCTTCTGTATTTGAGGGCCAGCTGGAGGGGGGCTGGGAGGGTTCTTGGGTATTGTGGGGGGCACAGCAGAAAGCCCCTATGTTGGTTTCTTCCTGCCCCTGACAGCATCTCCCCATAGCCGAAATGGTGTTGCCTGCCTCTCACCCTACGTGACTTTTTCCCACCCCTGAAGAAGGTTTTGCCCAGTGTCTCCCTCCTCACCCCACAGTGGTTTATGTGTCCCCCTGACCATGATGCCAGCATCTGCCTCCCTGACTCTGTCCTCTCCCACAGCTCATCGGGGCCACAGGCATCTCCTATGGCATGGGTCTGAAGCACAGATTTGAGGTAGATGTCGTGGGCAACATCCCTGCAGGGTGAGCTCTGGCCTCCATCAGGTCAGGGAGGGTTGGGCAGCCAGGCCAGGACCTTGCTTTGGCCTCACGGATACCTCTCACAGGCTGGTGCCCCCAGTGGCCCCCAACACTCAGCTGTTCTCAAAGCTCGTGGGCAGCGCCTTCACCATCGCTGTGGTTGGGTTCGCCATTGCCATCTCGCTGGGGAAGATCTTCGCCCTGAGGCACGGCTACCGGGTGGACAGCAACCAGGTCTGGGTGATGCGGGATGTGTAGGAGGCATCCAAGTGTATGGAGGCGCCAGCAACGGGTGGGGGAGGAACAGGTGGGACACGGGGAGATAGCAGATGTGCTGAGGCCACGTGGGGGACTGAGGGTAGGAGAGCAGGACGTGTGGGACAGCATCCAGTCTCTGGGGGCCACTTGGTGGGGATGGAGATTGGAGATGCACAGGTCTAGATACAGTGGAACAGTGACCAGCCACTTCTAGGAAGTCTCCTTACACCCACACTGTCCCCCGTCAGGAGCTGGTGGCCCTGGGCCTCAGTAACCTCATCGGAGGCATCTTCCAGTGCTTCCCCGTGAGTTGCTCTATGTCTCGGAGCCTGGTACAGGAGAGCACCGGGGGCAACTCGCAGGTGGGCTTTGGGTGTGGGCATGGGTGTGGGCATGCACACTGCTTTGCCTGGGGAAGGGGGTCTCGCCCCTGCTCACCCCCTCCCCGAACAGGTTGCTGGAGCCATCTCTTCCCTTTTCATCCTCCTCATCATTGTCAAACTTGGGGAACTCTTCCATGACCTGCCCAAGGTGAGCCCCCACCCAGCCAGGCTTCAGGTCTTGGCCAGGCCAGGGCTCAAATCAGCCAGTCTAGGTTCAGGCGAGGGGTAGGGACACAAGGTTAGGTTCTTTTTTTCAAGGCTGAGAtcttcaaggtgagatttggagaCAAGGGTCAGGGGCTGGGTGGGGGTTTGTGTCTGGGGCTCTGCCTGAGTGCTTGGGCTTAGTCTGGCCTTGCCTTAATGGGGAGGGTTGTCAGCATCGGGTGCCGTCAACGGCCCCTGGTGGCACTGTCCCCACCTCAGGCGGTCCTGGCAGCCATCATCATTGTGAACCTGAAGGGCATGCTGCGGCAGCTCAGCGACGTGCGTTCCCTCTGGAAGGCCAATCGGGCGGATCTGGTGAGTGCCCTGGGAGACCGGGGCAGGGACTGGGCAGCCCCATGGCTCCTCGCCACCCTCCAACCGCTGCCCTCTGTTTTCAGCTTATCTGGCTGGTGACCTTCACGGCCACCATCCTGCTGAACCTGGACCTTGGCTTGGTGGTTGCGGTCATCTTCTCCCTGCTGCTCGTGGTGGTCCGGACACAGATGTGAGTCCACCATGTTGGTCCCCTCATTCCAGCTAGTGAGGGAGTGCCACAGGGCTCCCTGCAGCTTTCCCCACATCTCTGGGGACTTCAGGCTCCTTCGGACCCCTCTGTTATCCCCTTTTGCTGCCCCCTCTTcatgcattctctctctcctccacagGCCCCACTACTCTGTCCTGGGGCAGGTCCCAGACACGGATATTTACAGAGATGTGGCAGAGTACTCAGAGGTGAGTGTCAGGGGCTGAGCGAGATGGCGTGGATGGGGAGACGGAGGAAGAATGAGCCTTTGTGGATTCGTTCCACACTTGGCCAGGGCACTGGGGGCTGAGGATACTTTGGCTTTGGTCTTTGGGATTTCAAGGGAGGAGTTTAGGTCTACGACCCCCTCTAGAGGTATGAAGGGACAGAGGGAGAGTGGACAGAgatgggtctggggctggggaggcGTCTGTCGTGGAGTCAACAGCATAAGCTCCACCTGCAGAGCAGCCGTGGGTCAGAGAGCCGGAGTGGCAGCTCCCTGGGGCACCAGGATGGAAGGGAGGCATTTCCTGATCTGATCAGTGGGGTTACTAAGTCCTCAGTCATCCATTTATCTCCTGAGAGGTCTTGGGCCAAGTGCTAGGAACATAGGTGGGGGGCTCTGGAATAAAACAAGGCTGTTCCCTGCAGCATGGGCGCAGTGCAATTAGGCAGTGCGGGGAGGAACTAAGGGGTCTGAGACATGGGAGAGGATGAGGGGGCAGCCCAGCCCTTACCATGCATGCCTGGAGCCCAGCAAAGACCCGGGCTGTCACCTGAATGGGGTGGGAGCGGGGAAGGTCTGATTGGTATGACAGCCTAGGAGGACCTCTGTCTGGGTGCAGAAAACAGATCACAAGGCAGGGATTGGAAACCCAAGAGAAAGGTTAAGAGCCTGTGAAGCCTGCCTGGGTGGTGGcaggagaggtggggagggagaggcacTGTTGGGGGATGCAGATGACACCGCCAGGCTTGTGGCCTAAGCCCCTGGGAGGGCCTGGACTGCAGCCTGGGGAGCAGAGGgctgggtggtggcaggcactgggCACACTAGGGAAGGAAAGGCAGGAGAACAGGATGCAGCCAGGAGAGAGGAGATTCATCCACCACCAGTTCTGCCTCATCCGCAGGCCAAGGAAGTCCCAGGGGTGAAGGTCTTCCGCTCCTCGGCCACCGTGTACTTTGCCAACGCTGAGTTCTACAGTGATGCGCTGAAGCAGAGGGTGAGACGGAGTCCCCAGGATGGGTGTCAGGCCCCAGCTCCCAGAGAGCTCACCAACCCTTCTCTGATGTTTGCCTCCAGTGCGGGGTAGATGTCGACTTCCTTATCTCCCAGAAGAAGAAACTGCTCAAGAAGCGGGAGCAGCTGAAGCTGAAGCAACTGCAGAAAGAGGAGAAGCTTCAGAAACAGGCAGGGCCCCTTTTGTCTGGTGACCCCTGTCTCCTGCCCCCTTCTCCCTGCCCCAGCCTTTCTCCTGGCCCCCGACTCCTCCCTCATCCTCACTCCTCAtcccttcccctttctccctcaTGCTCCCAGGGACCCTGCCTCACTCCCCTAGCAGGTCTGGGCTCTAGGCAGCATTTTCTCTCCCATCATCTGAACCAGTGACAGTGAGAACCGTCACAGTCCTCTTCCCTTTCACGGCTGTTCCAGGAGCTTCAGCCTGGCTGCTGCAGGTCCCATAGCTTCTGGTTCTGGCCCACCTACCTGCCCAGCACCAGGGGGCATCACCAGGCCTATGTGACATGGCTGTCATGGCAGCCGGGATAGCTGTTTCCCATTCCCTGTCTTCCCTGGTGTAGGCTGCCTCCTCCAAGGGCGCCTCAGTTTCCATTAATGTCAACACCAGCCTTGAAGACATGAGGAGCAACAACGTTGAGGACTGCAAGACGATGGTGAGACTGGAGGTGGGAAAGGAGGTGACAGCTGTGAGCTGCAGAGATGCAGGATCCACACGTCTCATGAGGAATGCCATGGACCCAGCAGCTGTGGGCTCGAGGGTGTTGCGCTGATGGCAGGAGGAGTGGAGGCTGGATCAGATATTCTTCAGAGAGAGTCGTGATATGCCACAGAATCTAGGCTTAGATTCTCAGGCCTAGATGAAGACCTTGAATTTGTAGATGCCACAAGACTCCCCCCAGAGTCTGCTCATGGATAGAGGAAAGGGATTGGGTATATGAGAGAAAATCAAGGGGTCAaaggcaggcgtggtggtatgcgcctgtagtcccagctcttcgggaggctaaggcgggaaaatcatttgagcccaggagctcgggGCTGCAGTGCGCTCTAATGGTGCCTGTGAATaaccactgcattcagcctgggcaatgaagtgagaccctgtctctaaaaaaaaaaatttagggatCAAAGAGGATGCCAAACTTAATTAGAGACTCAGACAGGGCAGGGTGCCGAGGTGTCTGCGTGTGTTTCATGTGGATGCCTGTGTCTATTCTGGCCTGCTCCTGGGCCCCCTTCCCACTCAGCCCTGGCTGATGAGAATGGGACAGGGTCTCCCAGCACCGTCCCTTCTCGTGTCCCTGTGCAGCCTCGGCCCAGGAGGTAGCAGAGCAGTAGGTGTGCCCTCCTGCGTGTCCCCACACATCTGTCATTCCTGTCTTTGCACACCTATGTGACTCCCCCATGTTTGTGTCCTTAAGTGTCCCGTGCATGCTCCGCATCTGACCTTGCGTGTTCCCGCACGTCTGTGTGTGGCCAGTCCTGCCTTCACCCTCTCATGGGTGGCCCTGGCAGCATGTCTGGCTCCCCAGCAGGTGAGCCCAGGAGATAAGATGGAAGATGCAACAGCCAATGGTCAAGAAGACTCCAAGGCCCCAGATGGGTCCACACTGAAGGCCCTGGGCCTGCCTCAGCCAGACTTCCACAGCCTCATCCTGGACCTGGGTGCCCTCTCCTTTGTGGACACTGTGTGCCTCAAGAGCCTGAAGAATGTAAGGACGGGGGCAGGCCAAGGCCCCTCGAGCTTCCACACCGACCTTGTAATTTGCCCTGAGAGCACTCCCAGCCTCTGACTCCCCAAACCCTCAAAGTTCCCCTTCTAAACTCCCTCCCCAAGCCTGCCCGAGCCCCGCTCTAAGTCCCTGAGCCTCCCTCTGAGGCTGGCCCCCTTTTCCGCTACAGATTTTCCATGACTTCCGGGAGATCGAGGTGGAGGTGTACATGGCGGCCTGCCAAAGTGAGTAGGGTGGGAACAGCAGGAGGGACCTGGGAAGAGGGTAGGATACTTTTGGCCAAGGGATTTTCCAAGTAGCACAAGGAAAAAGTCTTTCTCTGGCACTGGAGGTCAGAGGTGTCCTGGGAGACAGGAGTCCAGGGTTATAAGTGATGTGGATTCAGCTGTAGCCTCAGGGGTGGAGGTCAGGGGTAATGAGTTCAGGGCATTCTGTTGGCTCCCAGGAGTTGAGTTCCTGGAGGTTCTGAGAGTCAGGGGAGGCCTACTTCTTGCCCACAGGCCCTGTGGTCAGCCAGCTTGAGGCTGGGCACTTCTTCGATGCATCCATCACCAAGAAGCATCTCTTTGCCTCTGTCCATGATGCTGTCACCTTTGCCCTCCAACACCCGAGGCCTGTCCCCGACAGCCCTGTTTCGGTGAGCTGACCTCTGACCTGCCGAGCTCTTTTTTGTTAATCTATTGCTTGTCCCCACCCTGGCCCCAGCTCCAGGGAGTCTTTCCTGGTGGCCATGGCTCTGTCCCCAGTGGGCCCAGTGCTTTCTCCGCTGTCTTTGGATAAAGCTGTTCCTAGGGGCGGGGGTTGGTCTGTGTCCTTTGGAAACTGACTGGAGCCTCCCCTCCTCTGCCCGCTCAGGTCACCAGACTCTGAACATGCTGCATCCTGCCCAAGACTGCACCTCTGGAGGTGCAGGGCACCCTTGAGAAGCCCCTCACCCCTAGGCCGCCTCCAGGTGCTACCCAGGAGTCCCCTCCATGTACACACACGCAACTCAGGGAAGGAGGTCCTGGGACTCCAAGTTCAGCACTCCAGGTCTGGGACAGGGCCTGCATGCAGTCAGGCTGGCAGTGGCGGGGTACAGGGAGGGAACTGGTGCATATTTTAGCCTCAGGAATAAAGATTTGTCTGCTCAACTCCAGGCTCTGCTGTGGCTTGGTGGGGCCCTGGTGGTGGGTGGTCCACAGCTGTGGCTGCTGACCCTTCCTGTGCCCTGAAGGTGAGACAGGG belongs to Pongo pygmaeus isolate AG05252 chromosome 2, NHGRI_mPonPyg2-v2.0_pri, whole genome shotgun sequence and includes:
- the SLC26A6 gene encoding solute carrier family 26 member 6 isoform X8, whose translation is MGLADASGPRDTQALLSATQAMELRRRDYHMERPLLNQEHLEELGRWGSAPRTRQWQTWLQCSRARARALLLQHLPVLVWLPRYPVRDWLVGDLLSGLSVAIMQLPQGLAYALLAGLPPVFGLYSSFYPVFIYFLFGTSRHISVGTFAVMSVMVGSVTESLAPQALNDSMINETARDAARVQVASTLSVLVGLFQVGLGLIHFGFVVTYLSEPLVRGYTTAAAVQVFVSQLKYVFGLHLSSHSGPLSLIYTVLEVCRKLPQSKLIGATGISYGMGLKHRFEVDVVGNIPAGLVPPVAPNTQLFSKLVGSAFTIAVVGFAIAISLGKIFALRHGYRVDSNQELVALGLSNLIGGIFQCFPVSCSMSRSLVQESTGGNSQVAGAISSLFILLIIVKLGELFHDLPKAVLAAIIIVNLKGMLRQLSDVRSLWKANRADLLIWLVTFTATILLNLDLGLVVAVIFSLLLVVVRTQMPHYSVLGQVPDTDIYRDVAEYSEAKEVPGVKVFRSSATVYFANAEFYSDALKQRCGVDVDFLISQKKKLLKKREQLKLKQLQKEEKLQKQAASSKGASVSINVNTSLEDMRSNNVEDCKTMVSPGDKMEDATANGQEDSKAPDGSTLKALGLPQPDFHSLILDLGALSFVDTVCLKSLKNIFHDFREIEVEVYMAACQSPVVSQLEAGHFFDASITKKHLFASVHDAVTFALQHPRPVPDSPVSVTRL
- the SLC26A6 gene encoding solute carrier family 26 member 6 isoform X5, with product MGLADASGPRDTQALLSATQAMELRRRDYHMERPLLNQEHLEELGRWGSAPRTRQWQTWLQCSRARARALLLQHLPVLVWLPRYPVRDWLVGDLLSGLSVAIMQLPQGLAYALLAGLPPVFGLYSSFYPVFIYFLFGTSRHISVGTFAVMSVMVGSVTESLAPQALNDSMINETARDAARVQVASTLSVLVGLFQVGLGLIHFGFVVTYLSEPLVRGYTTAAAVQVFVSQLKYVFGLHLSSHSGPLSLIYTVLEVCRKLPQSKLIGATGISYGMGLKHRFEVDVVGNIPAGLVPPVAPNTQLFSKLVGSAFTIAVVGFAIAISLGKIFALRHGYRVDSNQELVALGLSNLIGGIFQCFPVSCSMSRSLVQESTGGNSQVAGAISSLFILLIIVKLGELFHDLPKAVLAAIIIVNLKGMLRQLSDVRSLWKANRADLLIWLVTFTATILLNLDLGLVVAVIFSLLLVVVRTQMPHYSVLGQVPDTDIYRDVAEYSEAKEVPGVKVFRSSATVYFANAEFYSDALKQRCGVDVDFLISQKKKLLKKREQLKLKQLQKEEKLQKQAASSKGASVSINVNTSLEDMRSNNVEDCKTMCPVHAPHLTLRVPARLCVASPAFTLSWVALAACLAPQQVSPGDKMEDATANGQEDSKAPDGSTLKALGLPQPDFHSLILDLGALSFVDTVCLKSLKNIFHDFREIEVEVYMAACQSPVVSQLEAGHFFDASITKKHLFASVHDAVTFALQHPRPVPDSPVSVTRL
- the SLC26A6 gene encoding solute carrier family 26 member 6 isoform X12, whose protein sequence is MGLADASGPRDTQALLSATQAMELRRRDYHMERPLLNQEHLEELGRWGSAPRTRQWQTWLQCSRARARALLLQHLPVLVWLPRYPVRDWLVGDLLSGLSVAIMQLPQGLAYALLAGLPPVFGLYSSFYPVFIYFLFGTSRHISVGTFAVMSVMVGSVTESLAPQALNDSMINETARDAARVQVASTLSVLVGLFQLIGATGISYGMGLKHRFEVDVVGNIPAGLVPPVAPNTQLFSKLVGSAFTIAVVGFAIAISLGKIFALRHGYRVDSNQELVALGLSNLIGGIFQCFPVSCSMSRSLVQESTGGNSQVAGAISSLFILLIIVKLGELFHDLPKAVLAAIIIVNLKGMLRQLSDVRSLWKANRADLLIWLVTFTATILLNLDLGLVVAVIFSLLLVVVRTQMPHYSVLGQVPDTDIYRDVAEYSEAKEVPGVKVFRSSATVYFANAEFYSDALKQRCGVDVDFLISQKKKLLKKREQLKLKQLQKEEKLQKQAASSKGASVSINVNTSLEDMRSNNVEDCKTMCPVHAPHLTLRVPARLCVASPAFTLSWVALAACLAPQQVSPGDKMEDATANGQEDSKAPDGSTLKALGLPQPDFHSLILDLGALSFVDTVCLKSLKNIFHDFREIEVEVYMAACQSPVVSQLEAGHFFDASITKKHLFASVHDAVTFALQHPRPVPDSPVSVTRL
- the SLC26A6 gene encoding solute carrier family 26 member 6 isoform X16, which codes for MGLADASGPRDTQALLSATQAMELRRRDYHMERPLLNQEHLEELGRWGSAPRTRQWQTWLQCSRARARALLLQHLPVLVWLPRYPVRDWLVGDLLSGLSVAIMQLPQGLAYALLAGLPPVFGLYSSFYPVFIYFLFGTSRHISVGTFAVMSVMVGSVTESLAPQALNDSMINETARDAARVQVASTLSVLVGLFQLIGATGISYGMGLKHRFEVDVVGNIPAGLVPPVAPNTQLFSKLVGSAFTIAVVGFAIAISLGKIFALRHGYRVDSNQELVALGLSNLIGGIFQCFPVSCSMSRSLVQESTGGNSQVAGAISSLFILLIIVKLGELFHDLPKAVLAAIIIVNLKGMLRQLSDVRSLWKANRADLLIWLVTFTATILLNLDLGLVVAVIFSLLLVVVRTQMPHYSVLGQVPDTDIYRDVAEYSEAKEVPGVKVFRSSATVYFANAEFYSDALKQRCGVDVDFLISQKKKLLKKREQLKLKQLQKEEKLQKQAASSKGASVSINVNTSLEDMRSNNVEDCKTMVSPGDKMEDATANGQEDSKAPDGSTLKALGLPQPDFHSLILDLGALSFVDTVCLKSLKNIFHDFREIEVEVYMAACQSPVVSQLEAGHFFDASITKKHLFASVHDAVTFALQHPRPVPDSPVSVTRL